A single window of Caldimicrobium thiodismutans DNA harbors:
- a CDS encoding UDP-N-acetylmuramate--L-alanine ligase, translating into MRVYFIGIGGIGMSGVAGLCRGLGFEVCGSEENPLYPPSSFLLKELGIEVFKPSEENLLKFKPDLVVVGNAISSSHIEVAKAKALRIPLLSFPEFIENFILDRKKALVIAGTHGKTTTSALLSFTLLKLEKSPTFLVGGILKDTGKNFAYGKGEFMLLEGDEYPSAFFNKNPKFLHYKPFGLILTSLEYDHADVYPDINALKEAFKKLLKLLPMEGILVFNQDDPNLVEIVEASQPLCKIITYGKGKADFKLVGSEVSLGGGGFRSKGLAKAKDGEVFEIDLSIPGDYNLLNALSTIALLETLGFHRKDILEAIKDFKGVQRRQEILFASETLLVIDDFAHHPTALALTLKELKKAFQPEKTILFFEPRTNSSKRKVFQRDYVEALNEADLIGIKVPPGLERIPFQDRIDLEQLRNDLEDLGKRAFILEKGLIPPEFFDLTQKSLVVFMSSAFMQEEIKLFFKGIGKSHAQNTG; encoded by the coding sequence ATGAGGGTATATTTTATTGGAATTGGTGGCATCGGGATGTCAGGGGTTGCAGGCTTATGCAGAGGGCTTGGATTTGAGGTTTGTGGATCAGAGGAAAATCCCCTTTATCCACCCAGCTCTTTTTTACTTAAAGAGCTGGGAATAGAGGTCTTCAAGCCCTCTGAGGAGAACCTTCTTAAATTTAAGCCAGATCTTGTTGTAGTTGGAAATGCTATTTCCTCGTCACATATTGAGGTTGCAAAAGCCAAGGCCCTTAGGATCCCCCTTCTTTCTTTCCCAGAATTCATAGAAAACTTCATTCTTGATAGGAAGAAAGCCCTTGTTATCGCTGGAACACATGGTAAAACTACAACCTCTGCCCTTTTGAGTTTTACTTTATTAAAACTTGAAAAATCGCCTACCTTTCTTGTGGGGGGTATATTAAAGGATACAGGGAAGAACTTTGCTTACGGAAAGGGAGAATTTATGCTTCTTGAGGGAGATGAATATCCCTCAGCCTTCTTTAACAAAAATCCAAAATTTCTCCATTACAAGCCTTTTGGGTTAATACTCACAAGCCTTGAATATGACCATGCGGATGTGTATCCCGATATTAATGCTCTAAAAGAGGCTTTTAAAAAATTACTCAAGCTTTTGCCTATGGAAGGTATTTTGGTTTTCAATCAAGATGACCCTAATCTTGTGGAGATAGTAGAGGCATCCCAACCTCTCTGCAAAATTATTACCTACGGGAAAGGGAAAGCTGATTTTAAGCTCGTAGGCTCAGAAGTTTCCCTTGGAGGGGGAGGCTTTAGAAGTAAGGGGTTAGCAAAGGCTAAAGATGGGGAGGTCTTTGAAATTGACCTTTCAATTCCTGGAGATTACAATCTTTTAAATGCCTTATCCACGATAGCCCTTCTTGAGACCTTAGGATTTCATAGAAAAGATATCCTTGAGGCTATAAAGGATTTTAAGGGAGTTCAGAGGCGTCAGGAGATTCTATTTGCTTCGGAAACCCTCTTAGTGATTGATGACTTTGCGCATCATCCAACCGCCCTTGCTCTTACCCTTAAAGAGCTAAAAAAAGCCTTTCAACCAGAAAAGACAATTCTTTTCTTTGAACCCCGCACTAATTCAAGTAAAAGAAAGGTCTTTCAAAGGGATTATGTAGAGGCTTTAAACGAGGCGGATTTAATTGGGATTAAAGTTCCCCCCGGGCTTGAGAGAATTCCCTTTCAAGATAGAATTGACCTTGAGCAATTGAGAAATGACCTTGAAGACCTTGGGAAAAGGGCCTTCATTCTTGAAAAAGGCCTTATACCCCCTGAGTTTTTTGATTTAACGCAGAAAAGTTTAGTAGTTTTTATGTCCAGTGCCTTTATGCAGGAAGAGATTAAACTTTTTTTCAAAGGTATTGGAAAAAGCCATGCCCAAAATACAGGATGA
- a CDS encoding LptF/LptG family permease, translating to MSLLTRFLFQNFFKVFLLVLCIFLSLYTVMDFFEKLSAFLGSKRPLIYFLEYLFWKSQVNLYQIFPYILSLTLILTLLFLSRTHELLALLSLGIARGEIFKRFLFLLFLCSLVGGVILNFLVPKAYYNTLYTWETKIQSQKAHHLIFKDTLFFEGEGFLLIARPLEPKGEYLSEVALLFFNKAEEPERLIWAKTALYLGEGVWRLEEALFQEARTHFRPKILKNWEGSLPLKPRIFVTIEKPVKFASFKELKQRLNFLQKVGRRATEVWVEIFNRLLYLLLPLFIGGLSAKLYLKGYTPHHYTFALLKSLLAFFILSALFVSFQTLLTRLLH from the coding sequence GTGAGTCTCCTTACTCGCTTTCTTTTCCAAAACTTTTTTAAGGTCTTTCTTCTTGTCCTCTGTATCTTTCTTTCTCTTTATACAGTTATGGACTTTTTTGAGAAACTTTCAGCCTTTTTAGGTTCTAAAAGGCCACTTATCTATTTTTTAGAGTATCTCTTCTGGAAGTCTCAGGTCAATCTCTATCAGATTTTTCCCTATATCTTAAGCCTTACACTGATTTTGACTCTTCTTTTTCTATCAAGAACGCATGAGCTTCTTGCCCTTTTAAGCTTAGGTATTGCAAGAGGGGAGATTTTTAAAAGATTTCTTTTTCTTCTTTTTTTATGTTCCCTTGTAGGAGGAGTTATTTTAAATTTTCTTGTTCCTAAGGCCTATTATAATACCCTTTACACCTGGGAGACAAAAATTCAAAGTCAAAAAGCCCATCATCTTATTTTTAAGGATACCCTTTTTTTTGAGGGAGAGGGCTTTCTCCTTATAGCCAGACCCCTTGAACCTAAGGGAGAGTATCTTTCCGAAGTAGCCCTTCTTTTTTTTAATAAGGCTGAAGAGCCAGAAAGACTTATTTGGGCAAAGACAGCCCTTTATCTTGGAGAGGGAGTTTGGAGGCTTGAGGAGGCCCTTTTTCAGGAGGCCAGAACCCATTTTAGGCCTAAAATTTTAAAAAACTGGGAAGGATCCCTACCTCTCAAACCCAGAATCTTTGTAACTATTGAAAAACCGGTTAAATTTGCTTCCTTTAAAGAGTTAAAACAAAGGTTAAATTTTTTACAAAAGGTAGGCAGAAGAGCTACAGAGGTCTGGGTTGAAATTTTTAATCGCCTTTTATATCTTCTTTTGCCTCTCTTTATAGGTGGCCTTTCAGCTAAACTATATTTAAAAGGCTATACACCTCATCACTATACCTTTGCCCTTTTAAAGTCTCTTTTGGCCTTTTTTATCCTTTCAGCCCTTTTTGTTTCCTTTCAGACCCTCCTTACAAGGCTCTTACATTAA
- a CDS encoding sensor histidine kinase, producing MPKIQDENWEAFPYPLVVAEKQKTGPAHKILYHNSIFQKTFPTLKIQLKKTTLESLFGPFFDEVGLVSFQFMATPFYLLNLILSKKRSLHLFIEERAWLRFPQWFHTERLASLGKLAGEISHELNNPLGGILLYANMIKEEFPQNQRLQELIDKVIALTTRCRIIAKALLDFGMPERGKKEWVNLNELILRIYDLIRDYQVFKRIKFTFQLDPGIPPFYANPTQMEQVFLNLFSNAGEAMKGKGEIIVESKARDDRIEIKVSDTGPGVPPDILPYIFDPFFTTKVKGKGVGLGLSICHSIIKRHGGNIRVKNNPRGGAIFEIILPLATREALREDVL from the coding sequence ATGCCCAAAATACAGGATGAAAACTGGGAAGCCTTCCCCTATCCTCTGGTAGTAGCAGAGAAGCAAAAAACTGGACCCGCACATAAAATTTTGTATCATAACTCAATCTTTCAAAAGACCTTTCCCACTTTAAAAATTCAACTTAAAAAGACAACCCTTGAGAGTCTCTTTGGCCCGTTTTTTGATGAAGTTGGCTTAGTGTCCTTTCAATTTATGGCTACTCCTTTTTATCTTTTAAATCTTATATTAAGTAAGAAAAGGAGCCTTCACCTCTTTATTGAGGAGAGAGCCTGGCTAAGATTTCCTCAGTGGTTTCACACAGAGAGGTTAGCAAGTCTTGGGAAACTTGCTGGTGAAATCTCTCACGAGCTAAATAATCCCCTTGGGGGCATCCTCCTTTATGCTAATATGATAAAAGAGGAATTTCCTCAGAATCAGCGCTTACAAGAGCTTATTGACAAGGTCATAGCCCTTACTACAAGATGTAGAATTATTGCTAAGGCCCTTCTGGATTTTGGCATGCCAGAAAGAGGTAAAAAGGAATGGGTAAATTTAAATGAGCTAATCTTGAGGATTTATGATCTTATCAGGGATTATCAGGTCTTCAAAAGGATTAAGTTTACCTTTCAATTAGACCCAGGGATTCCTCCTTTTTATGCCAATCCTACCCAAATGGAACAGGTCTTTTTAAATCTTTTCAGCAATGCTGGTGAGGCTATGAAAGGAAAAGGTGAGATCATAGTTGAATCTAAGGCAAGAGATGATAGAATAGAGATAAAGGTGAGTGATACTGGACCGGGTGTGCCCCCTGATATTTTACCCTACATCTTTGATCCCTTTTTTACTACTAAGGTGAAGGGAAAGGGAGTGGGCCTTGGCCTTTCTATCTGCCATAGCATTATTAAAAGGCATGGTGGAAATATTCGGGTAAAAAATAATCCCAGGGGAGGAGCTATTTTTGAAATTATCTTACCCCTTGCTACAAGGGAGGCTTTAAGAGAAGATGTCCTTTAA
- a CDS encoding HEPN domain-containing protein, whose product MKELLAADYIRRAKIRVKIIKEFFKERDYADVIRVSQEIVELVEKAILLKMGIVPPKWHDVIDVILETKEKLPEEIGKKISKLRRGAKWLRSQREIAFYGDEDFLPLKEYTLKDAKKAYEIAKKFLEIAEKI is encoded by the coding sequence ATGAAAGAACTGCTTGCTGCAGATTACATTAGACGAGCAAAAATTAGAGTTAAAATTATAAAAGAATTTTTTAAAGAAAGAGATTATGCAGATGTAATAAGAGTTTCACAGGAGATAGTTGAACTTGTTGAAAAGGCTATACTTTTGAAAATGGGAATAGTGCCTCCTAAATGGCACGATGTAATAGATGTAATTCTGGAAACTAAAGAAAAACTACCAGAAGAAATAGGCAAGAAAATCTCTAAATTGAGAAGAGGGGCTAAATGGCTAAGAAGTCAGCGTGAAATAGCCTTTTATGGTGATGAGGATTTTCTTCCCCTTAAAGAATATACTTTAAAAGATGCTAAAAAAGCTTATGAGATAGCTAAAAAATTTTTAGAAATAGCTGAAAAAATTTAA
- a CDS encoding nucleotidyltransferase domain-containing protein codes for MAQRGKKICSAPFNMKNYKRKFRKILTNLKKLSLDYYKHNLVALVVFGSVAKDRFSPASDIDLLIILENREGNYEEFIKYFDNIESKLAKEGFLPEINPIFKGKDELKPELIYLWDTDFMILYEKGGFFSKFLENLQKFKKERLSYGKNFIEIL; via the coding sequence ATGGCTCAGAGAGGCAAGAAGATCTGTAGTGCTCCTTTTAATATGAAAAATTATAAAAGAAAATTTAGAAAAATTTTAACAAACTTAAAGAAGCTTTCTTTAGATTATTATAAGCATAATCTTGTTGCCCTGGTAGTATTTGGATCAGTTGCTAAAGATAGATTTTCTCCTGCTTCAGATATAGATTTATTAATTATTCTTGAAAATAGAGAAGGAAATTATGAGGAGTTTATTAAATATTTTGATAATATTGAAAGTAAATTAGCTAAAGAGGGTTTTTTACCAGAAATTAATCCTATTTTCAAAGGAAAAGATGAGCTAAAACCAGAGCTTATTTATCTCTGGGATACAGATTTTATGATTCTCTATGAAAAGGGGGGCTTTTTTAGCAAATTTTTAGAAAATCTTCAAAAATTTAAAAAAGAAAGATTAAGCTATGGTAAAAATTTTATAGAAATTTTATAA
- a CDS encoding SapC family protein: MFSPFKAFKDPVILDPQEHRNLRIYKPENYSFMEGVEVVPLTFSELLSVSMYYPVMFGVFERELFPFAVLGVNGKNVYLNDEGFFKVDVIPSVVLSYPFGIVRKKEEENVEWIVIVDKFCEDEKGERLFEDEGSDTPYFQSIKSQLTDLALDFHKVYEFTREIAELNLLKPIDFEVSNKYGTTRFRNVLIGNIESLSKIQPEKLYFLNTSGYLPIIYSIYFSVRNFKLFDLI, translated from the coding sequence ATGTTTTCACCTTTTAAAGCCTTTAAAGATCCTGTTATTTTAGATCCCCAGGAACACAGAAATTTACGAATTTACAAACCTGAAAATTATAGCTTTATGGAAGGGGTTGAGGTTGTTCCTCTAACCTTTTCTGAACTTCTTTCAGTCTCCATGTATTATCCTGTGATGTTTGGTGTCTTTGAGAGAGAACTTTTTCCCTTTGCTGTGCTTGGAGTGAATGGAAAAAATGTCTATCTCAATGATGAAGGATTTTTCAAGGTGGATGTTATCCCAAGTGTAGTTTTAAGTTATCCCTTTGGAATCGTAAGAAAAAAAGAAGAAGAAAATGTGGAGTGGATAGTTATAGTGGATAAATTTTGTGAGGATGAGAAGGGAGAGAGGCTCTTTGAAGATGAAGGAAGCGATACCCCATATTTTCAATCCATAAAATCTCAATTAACAGATCTTGCTCTGGATTTTCATAAAGTTTATGAATTTACTCGGGAAATAGCAGAACTTAATCTTTTAAAGCCTATAGATTTTGAAGTTTCTAATAAATATGGAACAACCAGATTTAGAAATGTTTTAATAGGAAATATTGAAAGCCTTTCTAAAATTCAGCCAGAAAAACTTTATTTTCTAAATACTTCAGGCTATCTCCCAATAATTTACTCTATCTATTTTAGTGTAAGAAATTTTAAGTTATTTGATTTGATTTAA
- a CDS encoding LptF/LptG family permease — protein MPILYRYFLKEYIQTTGLFLGVFLFLFTLIMGTLNLKEIIDLNPSILHILKVYVYTPLQIFAFLLPLSGFLALLFSFQRMKEEGEILALFSLGFTLKDFFKPFLIFSLILFIFTTFGQSYLVPKVKRLQKIDQMNLIKNLSEKEIPSKSPIPLTEGLYLYVASAEKEGNLNHLKRVVLLEKKGDSRRGLYLAKTAILDLKAGNFALEKGYVFYLENLKNTEILLFNKYFFSIPPSTLKKEDLYIKRGEMSLSELKAEMSKMKPSEGRYFRYLSEYYQRFFYGFSIFSLFLQGFLLGIFLKTQGRLLLFLMGLTFYLFYYFLYNFFISLGESGKLLPLYSHLIFNLSFYILLLVEYVVFKRKGGYLL, from the coding sequence ATGCCCATTCTCTATCGCTATTTTCTCAAAGAATATATCCAGACTACCGGTCTTTTCTTAGGAGTTTTTCTCTTTCTTTTTACCCTCATTATGGGGACTCTGAATCTTAAAGAAATCATAGACTTAAATCCCTCAATTTTACATATTTTGAAAGTTTATGTATATACTCCTCTTCAAATCTTTGCCTTTCTCCTTCCTCTCTCAGGCTTTCTGGCTCTTCTTTTTTCCTTTCAAAGGATGAAGGAAGAGGGAGAAATCCTTGCCCTCTTTTCCCTTGGTTTTACTCTTAAAGATTTTTTTAAGCCCTTTTTGATTTTTAGTTTAATATTATTTATATTTACTACATTTGGTCAGAGTTATCTTGTTCCTAAAGTCAAAAGACTTCAAAAAATAGATCAGATGAACCTGATTAAAAACCTTTCTGAAAAGGAGATTCCTTCAAAGAGCCCAATTCCTCTCACAGAGGGTTTATATCTCTATGTAGCCTCTGCGGAAAAGGAGGGAAATCTAAATCACTTAAAAAGAGTGGTTTTATTGGAAAAAAAAGGGGACTCTCGTAGAGGTCTTTATTTAGCTAAAACAGCCATTCTTGACCTTAAAGCTGGAAATTTTGCCCTTGAAAAGGGCTATGTTTTTTATCTTGAGAACTTAAAAAACACAGAAATCCTGCTCTTTAACAAATATTTTTTTAGTATTCCACCTTCTACCTTGAAAAAGGAGGACTTATATATTAAGAGAGGTGAGATGAGTTTATCTGAGCTTAAAGCAGAAATGTCTAAAATGAAGCCCTCGGAAGGGAGATATTTTCGCTATCTTTCTGAGTATTATCAGAGATTTTTTTATGGCTTTTCCATCTTTTCCCTTTTTTTACAGGGGTTTCTCCTCGGAATTTTTTTAAAGACTCAGGGGAGACTGCTTCTTTTTTTAATGGGATTAACCTTTTATCTGTTTTATTATTTTCTTTACAATTTTTTTATCTCCCTTGGAGAATCAGGGAAGCTCCTTCCCCTTTATTCTCACCTTATTTTTAATCTAAGTTTTTATATTTTATTGCTTGTGGAATATGTAGTATTCAAAAGAAAGGGGGGCTATCTTTTGTGA
- a CDS encoding sigma-54-dependent transcriptional regulator has protein sequence MSFKAKLLIVDDEISIRESLFQFFTKEGYEVDLAPDGKTARELFSKYEYDVVFLDLKLPDEHGLELLKELQENNLDTQFIVISAYGNIETAVNAIKTGAFDFLEKPFSIYEAKLSLEKALEKKRLTLENIYLKMSLLEKDEKVPFIGKNKLIKEILDKAKIIAQTDSTILITGESGTGKGLLAKKIHEFDKLYPGPFVCVDCSCIVPTLFESELFGHVKGAFTGAHTSKIGKIELAQDGMLFLDEIGNIPLDLQAKLLKVVEEKEFSPVGSLKLVKARVRIVAATNKNLKEEVKKGSFREDLFYRLNVVHFHLPALRERKEDIPLLTDYFLKFYCEKYQRPLKKFSPEVIKIFFEYNWPGNVRELKHLIERLVIFSKNSEITQKDLYFAGFDYRETEVKDASEKALIEEVLPEGAKILPLEEVERAYILKVLDEVKWNRSLAARLLGIDRKTLRDKIKKWEKA, from the coding sequence ATGTCCTTTAAGGCTAAACTACTCATAGTTGATGATGAGATCTCTATTCGGGAGAGTCTCTTTCAATTTTTTACAAAGGAAGGATATGAAGTAGATCTGGCTCCAGATGGGAAGACCGCAAGAGAGCTCTTTTCAAAATACGAATATGATGTGGTTTTTTTAGATCTTAAGCTTCCTGATGAACATGGTCTGGAACTTCTTAAAGAGCTTCAGGAAAACAATCTGGATACCCAGTTTATAGTTATTTCAGCTTATGGAAATATTGAAACAGCGGTTAATGCGATAAAAACCGGGGCCTTTGATTTTCTTGAAAAACCCTTTTCCATTTATGAAGCCAAACTCTCTTTAGAAAAGGCCTTAGAGAAAAAGAGGCTTACCTTAGAAAATATCTATCTAAAGATGAGCCTTTTGGAAAAAGACGAAAAAGTTCCTTTCATTGGGAAAAATAAACTTATTAAAGAGATCTTAGATAAAGCCAAAATTATTGCTCAGACAGATTCAACTATTCTTATCACCGGGGAATCTGGCACAGGTAAGGGTTTATTAGCCAAAAAAATTCATGAATTTGATAAACTCTATCCCGGCCCTTTTGTATGTGTGGACTGCAGTTGTATTGTGCCCACGCTTTTTGAAAGTGAGCTTTTTGGACATGTAAAAGGGGCTTTTACAGGTGCTCATACCTCTAAAATTGGTAAAATTGAGCTTGCTCAAGATGGGATGCTCTTTTTAGATGAAATTGGGAATATTCCCCTTGACCTTCAGGCCAAATTGCTTAAAGTTGTGGAAGAAAAAGAATTTTCACCAGTTGGAAGCCTTAAACTTGTTAAGGCAAGAGTTAGAATTGTTGCAGCAACTAATAAGAATCTTAAGGAAGAGGTCAAAAAAGGATCCTTCAGGGAAGACCTTTTCTATCGTTTAAATGTGGTGCACTTTCATTTACCTGCCCTTAGAGAAAGAAAAGAGGATATTCCTTTACTTACAGATTATTTTCTTAAATTTTACTGCGAAAAATATCAAAGGCCCCTTAAAAAATTTAGCCCTGAAGTGATTAAAATATTTTTTGAATATAATTGGCCTGGCAATGTGAGAGAATTGAAGCATTTAATAGAAAGATTAGTTATTTTTAGCAAAAATTCAGAGATAACGCAAAAAGATCTCTATTTCGCAGGTTTTGATTATAGAGAAACAGAGGTAAAGGATGCTTCAGAAAAAGCTCTTATAGAGGAGGTTTTACCTGAGGGGGCTAAAATTTTGCCTCTTGAAGAGGTTGAAAGAGCCTATATTCTAAAAGTGCTTGATGAGGTTAAGTGGAATAGGAGCCTTGCAGCAAGACTTCTTGGTATTGACAGAAAGACCCTAAGGGATAAAATTAAAAAATGGGAAAAGGCCTGA
- a CDS encoding flagellin N-terminal helical domain-containing protein: MAVKINFNEAAAQTHTALISNERAMGKSLLRLSTGVRILNAADDSAGLFIADMLGTVAKAYEQGNRNIQTGISALQIAEASAGKIYDKLQDIYVRAQNAANDINDPNARQALQREINNFVDAIQKIGTDTEYNGIKLLDGTFTGKYIHYGPRADQVVNLSVSDLRATELGAYIVQGAALNNERAYSSGTDAYSALVSNTDLQFATSETVTIGTVSLTGSNLVTDAKYFADWINNNPNLQAAGVSAMASNRSVASSWTDITVASGNTVTINFYSGTGTTSVASYTANAGQTITLDELITAINSQAAANGSSLKAVNEGGKLVLQTNGETIGVQVSINQSGTNSQTIALGQFLEGATASVTSSSGTTVNGSAILVGRLTIAGVNQFTYNFDAVSGNTAPKGLALSAATGTAGKKNLYQIDVTTNAGAEEGIMVVTKALQKTDTVRAQIGATMNNLQSIFDSQKTAYDNTKEAESVIRNTDYAKEMAEFTTYQIRMQATVAMLGQANTLPQLVLQLLR, from the coding sequence ATGGCAGTAAAAATTAATTTCAACGAAGCAGCTGCTCAAACCCACACTGCGCTCATTAGTAATGAGCGTGCTATGGGTAAGAGCCTTTTAAGGCTCTCAACTGGTGTAAGGATTCTTAATGCTGCAGATGACTCTGCAGGTCTTTTCATTGCAGACATGCTTGGAACAGTTGCTAAGGCTTATGAACAGGGCAATCGTAACATCCAGACAGGAATCTCTGCTCTTCAGATTGCTGAGGCTTCAGCTGGAAAAATCTACGATAAACTTCAGGATATCTATGTAAGAGCTCAGAATGCAGCAAATGACATCAATGACCCTAATGCTCGCCAGGCTTTGCAAAGGGAGATTAATAATTTTGTGGATGCCATCCAGAAGATTGGAACGGATACTGAGTATAATGGAATTAAGCTTCTTGATGGGACTTTTACTGGGAAATATATTCATTATGGGCCCAGAGCTGATCAGGTGGTAAATCTTTCTGTATCTGACCTTAGAGCTACTGAGTTAGGTGCCTATATTGTTCAAGGAGCAGCTTTAAATAACGAAAGAGCCTATAGTAGTGGAACTGATGCTTATTCTGCTTTAGTATCTAATACTGATCTTCAGTTTGCAACTTCTGAAACTGTAACCATAGGGACCGTATCTCTTACTGGTTCAAATTTAGTTACAGATGCAAAATATTTTGCTGACTGGATTAATAATAATCCTAATCTTCAAGCAGCAGGTGTCTCTGCGATGGCCTCAAATAGAAGTGTAGCATCTTCATGGACCGATATTACAGTAGCATCTGGTAATACAGTTACTATTAATTTTTATTCCGGAACTGGGACCACTTCTGTAGCTTCATATACTGCTAATGCAGGGCAAACTATTACCCTTGATGAACTTATTACTGCTATTAATTCTCAAGCTGCAGCAAATGGTTCTTCTTTAAAAGCTGTTAATGAAGGAGGGAAACTTGTTCTTCAGACCAATGGAGAAACCATTGGTGTTCAAGTAAGTATAAATCAATCTGGTACCAACTCACAAACTATTGCATTAGGTCAATTTCTTGAAGGTGCTACAGCTTCTGTGACTAGTTCTTCTGGTACTACTGTAAATGGATCTGCAATTTTAGTTGGAAGATTGACTATAGCTGGAGTAAATCAATTTACTTATAATTTTGATGCTGTAAGTGGTAATACCGCACCAAAAGGTTTAGCTCTTTCAGCCGCTACTGGCACTGCTGGCAAGAAAAATCTTTATCAAATTGATGTAACTACTAATGCAGGTGCAGAGGAAGGTATAATGGTTGTAACCAAGGCCCTGCAGAAGACTGATACGGTCAGGGCTCAAATTGGTGCCACCATGAATAACCTTCAGTCTATCTTTGATTCTCAAAAGACTGCCTATGACAACACCAAAGAGGCTGAATCCGTGATCAGAAATACCGACTACGCTAAGGAGATGGCAGAATTTACTACCTACCAGATCCGTATGCAGGCAACCGTTGCCATGCTTGGGCAGGCAAATACCCTTCCTCAGCTTGTCCTTCAGCTCCTGAGATAA
- the hemW gene encoding radical SAM family heme chaperone HemW — protein sequence MVSGLYLHLPFCLSKCPYCDFFSIPKRPDEELYLKALEVEINLKAEYLIRNLTGSKREILTFYAGGGSPSLFSPSFFERFFMILERYFPFKPLELTLEANPEGFTYERARAYREIGFNRLSLGIQTFQPKGLFFLGRRHSKKDALSAIEAGLKGGFKNISLDFIYGWKGQGSSTLKKDLDLALAFEITHLSFYELTIYPETPFYKLYGRKPAFLREKKLIDLKKLIKDTLSTAGFMQYELSNFTKPSFECRHNLLYWEVQPYLGIGAGAVSRIGNLRFKNTEDLKTYYKSLLEERALPQEILETLDFKELAKEYLFMGLRLTKGIEFSKLEELNYKINEDALIYLYKRDLIDREPERFRLTDKGSLLHNQVVKFLWNNLERLR from the coding sequence ATGGTAAGCGGGCTTTACTTACATCTGCCTTTTTGCTTAAGCAAATGCCCTTATTGTGATTTTTTTTCTATTCCAAAACGCCCTGATGAAGAACTCTATCTTAAGGCCTTAGAGGTTGAGATAAACCTTAAGGCTGAATATTTAATAAGAAACCTGACAGGAAGCAAAAGAGAAATCCTTACCTTTTATGCAGGAGGGGGTAGCCCAAGTCTTTTTTCACCCTCCTTTTTTGAGAGATTTTTTATGATTTTGGAAAGGTATTTTCCCTTTAAGCCTTTAGAATTAACCTTAGAGGCTAATCCCGAGGGCTTCACCTATGAAAGGGCAAGGGCCTATAGAGAAATAGGTTTCAATCGCTTAAGCCTTGGAATTCAGACCTTTCAACCAAAGGGTCTTTTTTTCTTAGGAAGAAGACACTCTAAGAAAGACGCCTTATCTGCTATAGAAGCAGGTCTTAAAGGGGGATTTAAAAATATCTCCCTTGATTTTATCTATGGCTGGAAGGGCCAGGGAAGCTCAACCCTTAAAAAAGATTTAGACCTTGCTTTAGCCTTTGAAATAACGCATCTTTCCTTTTATGAATTAACCATTTATCCTGAAACCCCCTTTTATAAACTCTATGGGAGAAAGCCTGCCTTTTTAAGAGAAAAAAAGCTCATAGACCTGAAAAAACTCATAAAGGATACCCTTTCTACTGCAGGATTTATGCAATATGAGCTATCTAACTTTACCAAACCCTCCTTTGAATGCAGACACAATCTTCTTTATTGGGAGGTTCAACCCTATCTTGGAATTGGGGCAGGTGCAGTCTCAAGAATTGGAAATCTAAGATTTAAAAATACAGAAGATTTAAAAACTTATTATAAAAGCCTATTAGAGGAAAGAGCTCTTCCCCAGGAGATTCTTGAAACCCTTGATTTTAAAGAACTTGCTAAGGAATATCTTTTTATGGGGCTGAGATTAACTAAGGGGATTGAATTTTCTAAACTTGAGGAGCTAAACTACAAAATAAATGAAGATGCCTTAATCTATCTTTACAAAAGGGATCTTATAGATAGAGAGCCTGAGAGATTCAGGCTGACGGATAAAGGTAGTCTTTTGCATAATCAGGTGGTAAAATTCCTCTGGAATAATCTTGAGAGGTTGAGATGA